GCGGAGCGGTGGCGCGTTGGTGCCTGTAAACGGAGCCGGGTTCAAACAGCAGCACAGTATTGGGCGCCGCCGCACCAAACGGGTTCGCGCCGGCTATGCTGATATAGGTGGCATCGGCTCTGAATACAACACTGTTTAGGGCGCTTGTTCCAAAGGGATTGCCCGTGAACCCCGTTCCTGCCCTGAACACTGCGCCCGCTTCAAAATATATCTTCCCCCCATCAACTGACAATAACCTATGTGGTCCCGATGTGCAGTTGATTGCGCCATTGATTTGCGCGCTGCCTTCCCCTGCAATATGTATTTCCACCCCGCCGCTGCCGGAAAGTTGAAGCTCCGAGCCTGGTTCCAGCTCCAGCATTCCGGAGGCTACCACCAGTTTAAAAGTGGATGCGGTGGTCCATTGCACAACCGCGCCTGTCTCTATCCTGACCACTGAAACCGTATCGGTACCTGGAAAGGTATTTATATAGGCTGTATCTCCAAACACCAATGTATCCCCGGTATGGGGGGCCGTTCGCTCGGGAAGCCAATTCCCGGGAACGGCCCATCCCCCATCCGGGGCCACCCACCTGTACGCGCGCTGCGAAACGGCCTGTAACGATAAAATGAGCATACAACTCACCAAGATCCCTCTCCTCATACTTCATTTTTTACCGCTGCGGGTCATTCCGCAACAACACAAAATTACGGGTGGGCATGGAGGTGCGGAACCGTTTTAAGTCGTATTATTGCCCGTTCTTTCACGGTAAAACGCACGTTTAAAACACCCACCCTTATGTGGTCCATTTGTAAAAAAGAATGCAGCCAGTTCTTCAGCAGTCTCACGGGATTCATTGCCGTGGCGGGTTTCCTGTTGCTGACCGGCCTCTTCCTTTTTGTTTTCCCCGATACCAATATCCCTGATTATGGTTACGCCAGTTTACAGCCATTTTTTGACCTTGCGCCATGGATATTACTTTTCCTGATACCGGCCATAACCATGCGCAGTTTTTCAGAAGAATTCAAATCGGGCACCTTTGAAATCCTGCAAACCAGGCCCATCGGCTTTTCCAGGCTTATCGCGGGGAAATACCTCGGTTGCCTGTTGATCGTTACCATAGCGTTGCTACCCACACTCATATATATGTATTCCGTGGAGCAACTTTCGGAGACCGGGGGACTGGATATGGGCGCCACAATTGGTGCGTATATAGGGTTGTTCCTGCTTGCCGCGGTATTTACAGCCATTGGTGTGGCCTGCAGCAGTTTTACATCCAATGCGGTGGCCGCGTTCCTCATCAGTGTGTTCGCGTGCTTCATTTTGTACAGCGGTTTCAACGCGCTGAGCCGCGTTCCAGGCCTTGCCGGAACCGCCGATTATTATATTGAACTGCTCGGTATCGACTTTCATTACAACAGCATCAGCAGGGGCGTGGTGGACATCAGGGATATCGTATACTTCGCATCGGTGATCTTGCTTGCCGGCTGCATTACTTACCGCAATCTTCAAAAACGCTAAGGCTCCCATGAAGAAATTAATCAGTTCACGTTTTGGCATATTGCTGCTGATAGTTGTATTGGCAGGTATCAACTATATAGTATCTTTCTTTCCCGCCAGATTGGACCTTACCGCAGAGCAAAGGTATACCCTCAGCAAGCCCACCAAACGCATGCTGATGGAACTGCCCGCACCGGTTACCATAACTGTTTTTTTGAAAGGAGAATTTCCCGCAGGCTTTAGAAAACTGGCCAATAGCGCTGAAGATATGCTCCGTTCCTTCAAGGAATACGGACGCGGCAATTTCAGTTTCAGATTCATACAACCCGGAGAAGGGCTAGAGGCCGATGCAAAAGCGGCTTTCCTCGATTCCCTCCGTATGATGGGCCTGAACCCACTGAATGTAAAGGCTCAGGCGAAAGAAGGAGAAGGCTCCGATCAACGGCTGGTTTATCCAGGCGCATTGGTTTCTTACCAAGACCGCGTTTATCCCGTTGACCTGTTGCAGGGGCTGAGTTCCAACGAAGGATTGAATACCTTAAACAGCGCCGAGGCCCTGCTGGAATATAAATTCGCGGGTGCCATCGAAAAAGTGTTGCGCGACAGTGTACCCATCGTCGCCTATGCTACGGGTAATGGTGAAATTGAGGATGCCCGCGTAGAGGACCTTACCAATGTATTACTGAACAATTATTATCCGCAGAAAATCGACCTCAATACCACAGCTTATATTCCCGATGAAGTGGGCGTATTGCTGATCGTTAAACCCACAGTCGCTTTCACAGAATCCGAAAAACTCAAGATCGACCAGTACCTGATGGGTGGCGGAAAGGTAGTGATGGCGCTGGATCCGTTGAATGCGGAATTCGATAGCCTGCAACGCGCACAAAGCGATTTTATCGCTTTTGACCGGGGGCTCAACCTGCAGGACCAGCTTTTTAAATATGGCATCCGCATCAACCCCGATCTTGTACAGGATATCCAGAGCGATAAAGTGCCTTTGGTGGTAGGCGTGGTAGGCGGAAAGCCACAAATGGAGCTGATTCCGTTTCCCTATTTTGTTCAGCTGAACGGCACGCAACACCCCATATCGAAGAACCTGGATAAAGTACTGTCGTATTTCCCGAGTTCTATTGATACCGTTACGGCGCCGGGAGTTTCTAAAACAATGCTGCTTACCACATCTAAAAACGCGCGTGCCTTACAAACGCCGGCGATCGTTTCCCTGAACAGTGTAAAAACGGAAGCCGATCTGGCCACCTTCATCAAGCCCGATATTCCTGTAGGTGTGCTCGCTGAAGGCGCGTTCCCCTCCATGTTTGCCAACAGGCTGCCCAAAGCAACGGCCGATTCGCTGAAAGCCATGAACAGGCCGTTCAGGAATATGGCCGCTCCCGGTGCTACCTTAGTGGTGCTTTCCGACGGTGATATTTTCCTGAACCATGTGAACAACCAGGAAGGTCCGTTGCCGATGGGCGTGAATCCTTATACCCGGTACCCGTTCGCCAACAAAGAATTCTTCCAGAATATGATGGAATACCTGGTAAGCCATTCCGGCATCCTGGAAACACGCTCCAAAGACTTCACCCTCCGCCTTATCGACGCGAAAAAAGCGGAACAGGAAAGGACTTACTGGCAATTGTTCAACATCGCTCTTCCCGTAGCCCTGATGATTGCACTGATCGCCGTTTTCCAGTGGCGTAGGAAAAAGAAATACAATTAACCTATTTTTGAGCTTCATATAAACGCATCATGACCCACGAGCAGATCACTTACCTTGTATTTGGAATTGTATTGGTTGTAGCACTGGTATTGGATCTGGGGCTTCTTTCCAAAAAGAACGCCACCATGTCAATCAAAAAAGCGCTGGTGCAAACCTGCTTCTGGGTGGGACTCGCATTCGCTTTCGGCGGATTCGTTTGGTACGAGGAAGGAAAAACCGTGGCCCTCGAATACATCAGCGCCTACCTGATGGAATGGTCGCTGAGTATCGACAATATATTCGTGTTCATCCTCATTTTCGGGTATTTCAACATCAAAGAGAAGTTCTACCCCCGCGTATTGCTCATCGGTATCCTTATGGCCATCGTGTTCCGCATCATCTTCATCACCGTGGGCATTGAACTGGTGACGCGTTTTGAATGGCTGCTGTACATCTTCGGCGCCTTCCTGGTGTATACCGGTATCAAGATGTTCGGTGCGCACAATGAAGATGAGGTAGACATCGAAAGCAACAAAGTCTATAAATTCCTGAAAAGAATTCTTCCCCTGATTCCTGAAGACGGCGACGGTAAACTCTCCGTGATCCGCGACGGGAAAAGGTTCTATACCAGTATGTTCGTGGTGATCGCCATGCTCGCCACCACCGATATCATTTTCGCGCTCGACAGTATTCCCGCGGTGTTCGCCATTTCCAGCAACCCGCTGGTGGTATATACTTCTAATATATTCGCGGTACTGGGGCTGCGTTCGTTGTTCTTCCTGTTGCGTGGCGCCGTGGATAAATTCACCTACCTCCAGCAGGGCATCGCTATTGTGCTGGTATTCATCGGTATCAAAATGCTGGTTACTTTCTTCCATATTCACATTCATATCGCCATATCCCTCTCGGTGATCGTGGTATGTATTGCAGGCTCTATTTTCCTGTCGATGTGGAAGAATAAAAGGGAAATTCCCTCCTGATCATGTATACGCCTTCCCAGCTGGCCAGGATTGTGGAAGGAACACTGCTTCGCGAAGGAGCAGCCATCCCGGTAGCCTATCTGTTAACGGATAGCCGCAAACTTGTTTTCCCGGCACAAACGGTTTTTTTCGCCCTGAAGGGGGAGAAAAGAAACGGCCGTGTATTTGTGGCGGAACTGTACGCGAAGGGCGTCCGTTGTTTTGTGGTCAGCGATCCGGTTGAAATGGAAACCTTTCCTGAAGCGGCTTTCGTCTTGGTAAAGGACACCCTCCGTGCCCTGCAACTGCTGGCGGCGCACCACCGGCAACAATTCACTTATCCTGTTATCGGCATTACGGGAAGCAATGGGAAAACCATTGTGAAGGAATGGCTGAACCAGTTGCTGGAGCACCGCTTTCATATTGTGAGAAGTCCGAGAAGTTACAACTCCCAGATTGGTGTACCATTGAGCCTATGGCAGATGGGCCCCGATCATGAACTGGGTATTTTTGAGGCCGGTATTTCCACGGAAGGAGAGATGCACAGGCTTGAAAAGATGATCGCCCCGGATATCGGCATCCTCACCCATATCGGGGAGGCGCATGATGAAGGTTTCCCCGGAATTTCTGAAAAGATCAGGGAGAAACTTTTACTATTCAGTAATACGGCACATTTTATTTACAACAGTGATGATGTTCGGGTGAACGAAGCCGCTATAAAGTTGAAGGGGGAAGGTAAACTGAATGGAATGCCCTTTACCTGGGGGCGGAATAACGGCGCCAATCTCCGGTTACTGGAGCAGCGGACGGAACAGGGCATAACGGAACTGAGGGCGTTGCACGAAGGCATAGAACAAAAGCTGGTATTGCCTTTCACTGATAATGCCTCCTTAGAGAACGCGCTTTCCTGCTGGTGCGCCTTGTTGTTACTGAAAATACCCGTGGCCGAGTTGCTGCCCGCGTTTCTTTCACTAAGTACCGTGGCCATGCGGCTGGAACTGAAGAAAGGTATTTTACAGAGCGCCATCATCAACGACAGTTACAGCGCTGACCTCGGTTCGCTCCGCATCGCGCTGGAGTTCCTCTCACAGCAACGGCAACACGAAATAAAGACCGTTATTCTGTCCGATATTCCGCAGCACGGGCTTGACCCGCAACGGGTGTATGAAGCCGTGGCGAAGGAATTGCTCCAGCATAAAGTGAAGCGCTTCATCGGTATCGGGCAGGAAATAGCAAAGCACAAAACTGCTTTTTCAATTGATCCTTCCCTCGAAACCATCTTCTACAACGATACAGCTGCTTTTAAAAATGATTTCCGGCCGGAAGCCTTCCGGAACCAGGCCATCCTGCTGAAAGGTGCGCGCAGCTTCGGTTTTGAGCAGATCAGCCAGTTGCTGGAACAGAAAGTGCACCAGACAGTATTGGAAATAAATCTTTCTTCGCTGGCGCAGAACCTTCGTGCTTACAAAAGCCTGATCGCGCCCACCACAAAGCTGATGGCCATGGTGAAAGCCTTCTCCTATGGCAGCGGCAGCGTGGAAATAGCCGCGCACCTCCAGTTCCACCAGGTCGATTACCTTACCGTGGCTTATGCCGATGAAGGCGTAGAACTGAGAAAGGGCGGTATTACCATGCCCATTATGGTGATGAATCCCGAACCGGCCACTTTTGAATCGATCCTTCAATATGACCTGGAACCCGATATCTACAGTTTTCAATTGCTGGAGGAACTCGAACAATTCATGCGGCGGCAGGGTGTGGTGGATTATCCCGTGCACCTTGAACTGGAAACGGGTATGAACAGGCTGGGTTTCGCATTGAATGAAGTGAAACAACTGGGCGAACGGATAAGGCAATCGGGCGTATTCCGGGTGAAAGCCGTGTTCTCCCACCTCGTGGCAAGTGAGGATCCGCAACAGGATGCCTTTACCACCACACAGGCCGCGCTGTTCAACGGAGCCGTGGCTGAGTTGGATAGACTGATTCCATATCCGTTCCTGAAACATATTTCGAATACCGCGGGCATCGCGCGCCACCCGGAATTACAATTGGATATGGTACGGTTGGGCATTGGATTGTATGGCATCAATACTACGGAAGATGTATCGCTTCCGCTCCAGGCCGTGAGCACCCTTCGTTCCACCATCGCGCAACTGAAGAAATTACATCCCGGCGATACGGTGAGTTACGGAAGGAGGGGCCAGATTGAGCGGGAAAGCACCATCGCCACTGTGCGCATCGGTTATGCCGATGGTTATCCCCGGCGACTGGGTAACGGAACCGGGAAAATGTGGGTGAACGGACACCTTGCGCCCACGATTGGCTCCGTTTGCATGGACATGACCATGATTGATGTGACCGGCATTCCCGGCGTAAAAGAAGGTGGAAACGTGGTGGTATTTGGTCCCGAATTACCGGTGGAGCAGGTGGCGAAATGGGCGGGCACCATTCCTTATGAAATACTTACCGGCGTTTCCCAACGGGTGAAGCGGGTGTATTTTGAAGAGTAGCAGGCAAAATTCTTTACTTTTGACCAACAATTTTTAAACGTGAAAGGAAAACAGGTTTTTTTGCTGATCTTGTTGATCGTTATTGCGGACCAGGCTTTGAAAATATGGGTGAAGACCAGCTTCTATATGTGGGAAGAGCGGAAAGTGATCGGAGAATGGTTCAGGCTGCATTTTATTGAAAACGAAGGCATGGCCTGGGGCTGGCAACTCGGAGAAGGTGGATTCGGCAAAATAGCGCTCACGTTGTTCCGTCTTGTGGCCGTAGGATTCGGGGTGTACTACATCCGCCGCATCATCAAAGAAAAATACCATACCGGCTTCATCGTATGCGCCGCGCTCATCTTTGCGGGCGCGTTGGGCAACCTTATAGACAGCATGTTCTACGGCATGATCTTCGAAAACAGTGATCCGTATACCCGTAACCTCGCGCAAATGTTCCCGGCTAAAGGATACGCGGGCTTCCTGCATGGCAAAGTGGTGGACATGTTCTACTTCCCCATCATCCGCGACGCGCACTTCCCTTCCTGGGTACCGGTTTGGGGTGGAGAAGAATTCGAGTTCTTCCGCCCGGTATTCAACCTGGCCGATGCTTCCATCTCCATTGGTGTGATTGCTATTATCGTTTTCCAGAAAAAATTCCTCAAAAAGAAAGAAGAATTACCCTCCGATTCGCCCGCTGAAGTAGCTGCCGGAGAACAGGCATGAGTTTTGAAGCAATAGGTGTACATTTATAATACATTTTCTACACCTGTTGCGGGACGGTTCCGCCCGGCCCATCAATCAAAACTAAGCCTCATGAAACAGTTAAAATGGCTGGTACCTGCTTTGCTGTTCGCTTCCTGCCAGAAGGAGCTTTCCGAAGAAGACGGCATCATAGAAGAAGAAACCTGCCGTATTGATCGCATCTCGCAAATAGACACCGTTGCGAATCAATCATTAGGCTATATAGGGATAACCGTTGGAGCGGATAACAGGGTATCGGGCCTGACGGACTACGACAGCACGAATAATACTTTTATCAGCAACTATGCGTTTCTTAGAAAAGGGGATACTGTAAAAATCAATACAGATGAATATTATGTGCTTGATCCCACTAACAATAACAGGGTAAAGACTTCTTTCTTCAAAGCGGACAATTCAATTTTACCTTTCGATCCATTGTTGCAATACAGTTATAATGCTGCCGGACAGGTGATCAGTAAAGTGCACAATGAGGCAGGGCAGGAATTATTGAAAATAGCGTACAACTGGGAATCCGGTGACCTGAAGTCGGCAAGGGCTTCCGTAAATATCCCAATGATGGGGGCTATCGACGTTTATCAAGTAGAATATACCTATTACACCGACCTTCCCGTGAAAAATTTTCTTTACCTGCATGCGGACCAGGATGCCCTATTTGATCTTGCGTTTAATTTCGGGGCAAAATCAACGCATGCGGTAAAAACGATTAAAGTCACTACTTACGATATTTTTACCGGATCCGTTGACGAAACCACCACCACCACTTTTTATAATTATAAGTTTGACAGTGAGGGGCGTGTTTCCAGTTACGTCGTGGATAATGATGAATTATTCCTGTTTGGCATTTATAGTGGGAAAAACCAGGTTCGCTACCTGTGCAGGTAACGAACCCTATAAGTTTTACTTCACTACCCTTTGGTAAAAAACTTCATCGTTCCATTGTATTTTCAGCACATACATGCCTTTTGGCATCTGGTCCAGTTGGTGGAAAGAAACTCTTTGTACACCTGCTGACAGTTGCTGCTGTTGCTGTTTCACCACCCTTCCCTGCAAGTCCGTGAGGGATAGTTG
The Parasegetibacter sp. NRK P23 DNA segment above includes these coding regions:
- the gldF gene encoding gliding motility-associated ABC transporter permease subunit GldF, with the protein product MWSICKKECSQFFSSLTGFIAVAGFLLLTGLFLFVFPDTNIPDYGYASLQPFFDLAPWILLFLIPAITMRSFSEEFKSGTFEILQTRPIGFSRLIAGKYLGCLLIVTIALLPTLIYMYSVEQLSETGGLDMGATIGAYIGLFLLAAVFTAIGVACSSFTSNAVAAFLISVFACFILYSGFNALSRVPGLAGTADYYIELLGIDFHYNSISRGVVDIRDIVYFASVILLAGCITYRNLQKR
- the gldG gene encoding gliding motility-associated ABC transporter substrate-binding protein GldG — encoded protein: MKKLISSRFGILLLIVVLAGINYIVSFFPARLDLTAEQRYTLSKPTKRMLMELPAPVTITVFLKGEFPAGFRKLANSAEDMLRSFKEYGRGNFSFRFIQPGEGLEADAKAAFLDSLRMMGLNPLNVKAQAKEGEGSDQRLVYPGALVSYQDRVYPVDLLQGLSSNEGLNTLNSAEALLEYKFAGAIEKVLRDSVPIVAYATGNGEIEDARVEDLTNVLLNNYYPQKIDLNTTAYIPDEVGVLLIVKPTVAFTESEKLKIDQYLMGGGKVVMALDPLNAEFDSLQRAQSDFIAFDRGLNLQDQLFKYGIRINPDLVQDIQSDKVPLVVGVVGGKPQMELIPFPYFVQLNGTQHPISKNLDKVLSYFPSSIDTVTAPGVSKTMLLTTSKNARALQTPAIVSLNSVKTEADLATFIKPDIPVGVLAEGAFPSMFANRLPKATADSLKAMNRPFRNMAAPGATLVVLSDGDIFLNHVNNQEGPLPMGVNPYTRYPFANKEFFQNMMEYLVSHSGILETRSKDFTLRLIDAKKAEQERTYWQLFNIALPVALMIALIAVFQWRRKKKYN
- a CDS encoding TerC/Alx family metal homeostasis membrane protein, producing the protein MTHEQITYLVFGIVLVVALVLDLGLLSKKNATMSIKKALVQTCFWVGLAFAFGGFVWYEEGKTVALEYISAYLMEWSLSIDNIFVFILIFGYFNIKEKFYPRVLLIGILMAIVFRIIFITVGIELVTRFEWLLYIFGAFLVYTGIKMFGAHNEDEVDIESNKVYKFLKRILPLIPEDGDGKLSVIRDGKRFYTSMFVVIAMLATTDIIFALDSIPAVFAISSNPLVVYTSNIFAVLGLRSLFFLLRGAVDKFTYLQQGIAIVLVFIGIKMLVTFFHIHIHIAISLSVIVVCIAGSIFLSMWKNKREIPS
- a CDS encoding bifunctional UDP-N-acetylmuramoyl-tripeptide:D-alanyl-D-alanine ligase/alanine racemase is translated as MYTPSQLARIVEGTLLREGAAIPVAYLLTDSRKLVFPAQTVFFALKGEKRNGRVFVAELYAKGVRCFVVSDPVEMETFPEAAFVLVKDTLRALQLLAAHHRQQFTYPVIGITGSNGKTIVKEWLNQLLEHRFHIVRSPRSYNSQIGVPLSLWQMGPDHELGIFEAGISTEGEMHRLEKMIAPDIGILTHIGEAHDEGFPGISEKIREKLLLFSNTAHFIYNSDDVRVNEAAIKLKGEGKLNGMPFTWGRNNGANLRLLEQRTEQGITELRALHEGIEQKLVLPFTDNASLENALSCWCALLLLKIPVAELLPAFLSLSTVAMRLELKKGILQSAIINDSYSADLGSLRIALEFLSQQRQHEIKTVILSDIPQHGLDPQRVYEAVAKELLQHKVKRFIGIGQEIAKHKTAFSIDPSLETIFYNDTAAFKNDFRPEAFRNQAILLKGARSFGFEQISQLLEQKVHQTVLEINLSSLAQNLRAYKSLIAPTTKLMAMVKAFSYGSGSVEIAAHLQFHQVDYLTVAYADEGVELRKGGITMPIMVMNPEPATFESILQYDLEPDIYSFQLLEELEQFMRRQGVVDYPVHLELETGMNRLGFALNEVKQLGERIRQSGVFRVKAVFSHLVASEDPQQDAFTTTQAALFNGAVAELDRLIPYPFLKHISNTAGIARHPELQLDMVRLGIGLYGINTTEDVSLPLQAVSTLRSTIAQLKKLHPGDTVSYGRRGQIERESTIATVRIGYADGYPRRLGNGTGKMWVNGHLAPTIGSVCMDMTMIDVTGIPGVKEGGNVVVFGPELPVEQVAKWAGTIPYEILTGVSQRVKRVYFEE
- a CDS encoding lipoprotein signal peptidase, translated to MKGKQVFLLILLIVIADQALKIWVKTSFYMWEERKVIGEWFRLHFIENEGMAWGWQLGEGGFGKIALTLFRLVAVGFGVYYIRRIIKEKYHTGFIVCAALIFAGALGNLIDSMFYGMIFENSDPYTRNLAQMFPAKGYAGFLHGKVVDMFYFPIIRDAHFPSWVPVWGGEEFEFFRPVFNLADASISIGVIAIIVFQKKFLKKKEELPSDSPAEVAAGEQA